The Terriglobus roseus region TCAGCCAGGGACTTGTCTACTTCCGTGCCGTCTACAACGGACACAAACGCGACGATGCCTTCACCCTTCAGATCATCGGGACGACCAACGATTGCAGCCTCTGTAACCTTCGTGTGCGCAACGAGAGCCGATTCGATTTCCATGGTTCCCAGGCGATGTCCGCTGACGTTCAACACGTCATCGACGCGTCCCATCAGCCAGAAGTAGCCATCTTCATCACGACGTGCGCCGTCGCCAGTGAAGTAGCTGCCAGGAATCTCACTCCAATAAGCGGCCTGATAGCGATCTGGATTGCCGTAGATGGTTCGCGCCATCGCGGGCCAGGGCTTACGGATGACCAGCAGTCCACCGTGTCCCGGCGGTACAGGTTCGCCTTCCTTCGTGACAATCTCCGGTAGGACACCAAAGAACGGAAGCGTTGCTGAACCAGGCTTCGTGGCGACTGCGCCGGGGATGGGCGCGATCATGATGGAGCCTGTTTCCGTTTGCCACCACGTGTCCACAATGGGGCAACGCTCGTGGCCGATTTCACGGTGGTACCACATCCACGCTTCAGGATTGATGGGCTCGCCCACCGTTCCAAGCAGACGCAGCGTGGAAAGAGAATGCTTGCGTACATGCTCCGCGCCCCACTTCATGAAGGCGCGAATGGCTGTGGGTGCTGTGTAGAAGATAGAAACCTTGTGTCGATCGACGATGTCCCAGAAACGATCGACCTCAGGCCAGTTCGGCGCGCCCTCATAAAGGAGAGCGGTGGCGCCATTGAGAAGCGGGCCATAAACAACGTAGCTGTGGCCCGTAATCCAACCCACGTCTGCCGTGCACCAGTACACGTCCTGCTCCTGCAGGTCGAAGATGTACTTTGAGGTCAGCATGGTGCCAAGGCCGTATCCGGCAGTGGTGTGAACCAACCCCTTGGGCTTGCCTGTGGTGCCGCTGGTGTACAGAATGAAGAGCGGATCTTCAGAATCCATGGGCTCCGCAGGGCATTCACTGCTGACCTTGGCAAGCTCTTCGTGAAGCCAGTGATCGCGACCTTCCTTCATGGGAACTTCGCGTCCGCAGCGACGATAGACCAGCACGTGCTCGACACCCGGAGTACGTTCGACAGCTTCGTCTGCGATGGACTTCAGAGGAACTTCCTGTCCGCGACGGAAGCCAGCATCCTGTGTGATGAGCACGCGGCATTCTGAATCTGCCATGCGGTCCGCGAGAGCATGAGCAGCGAATCCACCAAAGACGACATTGTGCACCGCACCGAGTCGCGCGCAGGCCAGCACCGCCAGAACAATCTCTGGTGAGACGCCCATGTAGATGGCGACGCGATCGCCCTTCTTCACACCGAGATTCTTCAGCACATTGGCGAAGCGCTGCACCTCGATATGCAGCTCTTCATAGGTGAGCGAACGAACTTCACCTGGCTCACCTTCCCAGATCAATGCTGTCTTGGAAGCGCGTGCGCCTTTTGCGTGACGATCGACTGCGTTGTAGCAAAGGTTCAGCGTGCCACCGGTGAACCATTTTGCATGGGGAACATTCCATTCCAGCACCGTGTGGAAGGGCTGGAACCAGTCGAGTAGCTGGGCCTGTTCCGCCCAGAAGGCATCACTGTCTTCAATAGAGCGACGATACAGCGCATCGTATTGCTCACGGGAACGGATGCTGGCCTGCGATGCAAACTCGGCCGGTGGCGGAAAGATGCGGTCTTCGCGAAGGGACGACGTGAAGGAAGAGGGAACACTGGTTGTCTCTGCAGCCATGCGCGACATTCTACTTTGCCGACAATACGACTGGCCATGTCTGCAGCCGAATCGTCTCAAAGTGTCCGGCACTTGTTAGGCTTTTTGCATGTACGGATTTGCCATTTCCACGCTGATCGGTGTCGCACTTGGGTTCATGTTTGGCGTGGGATGCGCACTGGCCGTGATGTATTCCATCTACATGGGCGGCTATCGCGAGGCGCTGCGTGACATGGCTTTGAGCACTAAACCCAAGCGCTGGCACGAAGAACTGGCAAAAGTGAAGAAGATGGATGCGAAGAAGTAATCACGCCTGCTTCAGCGTCTTCACTTCTTCCATCAATGCATCCAGTTTCTTCAGAATTTCCTGGTGACGTGAGCTAGGAAAGCTTTCTGCACGGGTCTCCACGTAGAATGTGCCGCCTGGCTCCAGCGTGCATTCCTTCACATCCGCAAATCCACGTACACTCTGCTTGTGAAGGACTTCGACCAGTTCTTCATGGGTGAGAATTTCATCACGCATGGCGGCTTCATCCACCTTGCCGTTGCGGATGAGAGTTCTGCTGCTTCCCTGCAGAGCCTTGTTGAGCTTTGGCATTGCGAAGAGAACACGGTTCAGAGACCAATTGGCAGCGAGCAATGCCACAGCACCAATCAGGCCGCCCATCAGCGAATTATCCTCACCAATGATGGCGTTCTGCACTGTGTTGGACAGTGACAGCAGAACAACCAGATCAAAGGGATTCAATTGCGCTAGCTCGCGTTTGCCGAAGACTCGGAGCAAGATG contains the following coding sequences:
- the acs gene encoding acetate--CoA ligase — its product is MAAETTSVPSSFTSSLREDRIFPPPAEFASQASIRSREQYDALYRRSIEDSDAFWAEQAQLLDWFQPFHTVLEWNVPHAKWFTGGTLNLCYNAVDRHAKGARASKTALIWEGEPGEVRSLTYEELHIEVQRFANVLKNLGVKKGDRVAIYMGVSPEIVLAVLACARLGAVHNVVFGGFAAHALADRMADSECRVLITQDAGFRRGQEVPLKSIADEAVERTPGVEHVLVYRRCGREVPMKEGRDHWLHEELAKVSSECPAEPMDSEDPLFILYTSGTTGKPKGLVHTTAGYGLGTMLTSKYIFDLQEQDVYWCTADVGWITGHSYVVYGPLLNGATALLYEGAPNWPEVDRFWDIVDRHKVSIFYTAPTAIRAFMKWGAEHVRKHSLSTLRLLGTVGEPINPEAWMWYHREIGHERCPIVDTWWQTETGSIMIAPIPGAVATKPGSATLPFFGVLPEIVTKEGEPVPPGHGGLLVIRKPWPAMARTIYGNPDRYQAAYWSEIPGSYFTGDGARRDEDGYFWLMGRVDDVLNVSGHRLGTMEIESALVAHTKVTEAAIVGRPDDLKGEGIVAFVSVVDGTEVDKSLADELKKFVAKEIGALARPDEIRFTQALPKTRSGKIMRRLLRELAATGDVKGDTTTLEDFSVVAKLKEKDEE
- a CDS encoding DUF421 domain-containing protein, which gives rise to MLHNMLHVPLPILEKILRPIIVYFTLIILLRVFGKRELAQLNPFDLVVLLSLSNTVQNAIIGEDNSLMGGLIGAVALLAANWSLNRVLFAMPKLNKALQGSSRTLIRNGKVDEAAMRDEILTHEELVEVLHKQSVRGFADVKECTLEPGGTFYVETRAESFPSSRHQEILKKLDALMEEVKTLKQA